A genomic window from Flintibacter sp. KGMB00164 includes:
- the argB gene encoding acetylglutamate kinase has translation MNDVASKVATLMEAMPYLKKYAGKVIVIKYGGNAMINEELKAAVLQDVVMLKLLGMKPVLSHGGGPGINKMLEKLDIPVQFINGLRYTSADIISVVEAVLIGQVNSELVGRINAIGGEAVGLSGISANIYKCVQRSEELGFVGDIVEVNAAPVQALLDAGYIPVVAPVGTDGNGQSFNINGDTAAGKLASALGAEKLMLLTDIEGLCNDIKIRDVISYLNIADVQGLKDQGTIAGGMIPKVDCCVQAIEEGVTNVHIIDGRKPHSILYEAFANEGIGTTVGKDQPSVGIKWNK, from the coding sequence ATGAATGATGTAGCCAGCAAGGTTGCCACCCTGATGGAGGCAATGCCCTATCTCAAGAAGTACGCCGGTAAGGTTATTGTGATCAAGTATGGCGGCAACGCCATGATCAACGAGGAGCTGAAAGCCGCCGTCCTCCAGGACGTGGTGATGCTCAAGCTCCTGGGGATGAAGCCCGTGCTCAGCCACGGCGGCGGCCCCGGCATCAACAAGATGCTGGAGAAGCTGGATATCCCCGTGCAGTTCATCAACGGCCTGCGCTACACCTCCGCTGACATCATCAGCGTGGTAGAGGCGGTGCTCATCGGCCAGGTGAACAGCGAGCTGGTTGGCCGGATCAACGCCATCGGCGGCGAGGCCGTGGGCCTGTCCGGTATCAGCGCCAACATCTATAAGTGCGTGCAGCGCAGCGAGGAGCTGGGCTTCGTGGGCGACATCGTTGAAGTGAACGCCGCTCCCGTGCAGGCTCTGCTGGACGCCGGTTACATCCCCGTGGTGGCCCCTGTGGGTACCGACGGGAATGGTCAGAGCTTCAACATCAACGGCGACACCGCCGCCGGTAAGCTGGCCAGCGCTCTGGGCGCTGAGAAGCTGATGCTCCTGACCGACATCGAGGGTCTGTGCAACGATATCAAGATCCGCGACGTCATCAGCTATCTGAACATCGCCGACGTGCAGGGCCTGAAGGATCAGGGCACCATCGCCGGCGGTATGATCCCCAAGGTGGACTGCTGTGTCCAGGCCATTGAGGAGGGCGTGACCAACGTCCACATCATCGACGGCCGCAAGCCTCACAGCATCCTCTACGAGGCCTTTGCCAACGAGGGCATCGGTACCACTGTGGGTAAGGATCAGCCCAGCGTGGGCATCAAGTGGAATAAGTGA
- a CDS encoding alanine/ornithine racemase family PLP-dependent enzyme, whose amino-acid sequence MSQPSYQYPHVEIDLGKLKENLAALQERCQASSIEISGVVKGFHALPAAAKVYEEVGVSSIASSRMDQLRGLKEAGIRTPLMLIRIPMPSEVEDVVTWSDISLNSECSVLRLLDEAARNKGKTHKVILMVDLGDLREGFWDWDELVAAALEVEHDLPNLELLGVGTNLGCYGSIQATPEKMHDLVAAAEQVEKAIGRKLEVISGGASSSLHMVLDGTMPPRINHLRVGEGILLGSIWGCNMDFMHKDIMVLRAQVIESKVKPSHPVGELSVDAFGRTRTYVDRGHRLRCLLAMGRVDYGESDDLIPREPGIKVLGASSDHTILDVEGATRRLKTGDVLEFDLCYATMVYLTGSKSVHIYYKNET is encoded by the coding sequence ATGAGCCAACCGAGTTATCAATATCCCCATGTGGAGATCGATCTGGGAAAGCTCAAGGAAAACCTGGCAGCGCTCCAAGAGCGCTGCCAGGCTTCTTCTATTGAGATTTCCGGCGTAGTAAAGGGATTCCACGCGCTGCCCGCAGCGGCAAAGGTCTATGAGGAAGTGGGGGTGTCCAGTATTGCCTCCTCCCGGATGGACCAGCTGCGCGGATTGAAGGAGGCCGGAATCCGAACTCCGCTCATGCTCATCCGCATCCCCATGCCCAGTGAGGTGGAGGATGTGGTGACCTGGTCCGATATCAGTCTAAACAGCGAATGCTCCGTCCTGCGGCTGCTGGATGAAGCGGCCCGAAACAAGGGAAAGACCCACAAGGTGATCCTTATGGTGGACTTGGGTGACCTGCGGGAGGGCTTCTGGGACTGGGACGAACTGGTAGCCGCCGCCCTGGAGGTGGAGCACGACCTGCCCAACCTGGAACTGCTGGGCGTGGGCACCAACCTGGGATGCTATGGTTCTATCCAGGCCACTCCGGAAAAAATGCACGACCTGGTGGCGGCTGCCGAGCAGGTGGAGAAAGCCATCGGACGGAAGCTGGAGGTCATCTCCGGTGGTGCGTCCTCCTCGCTTCATATGGTGCTGGACGGCACCATGCCGCCCCGCATCAACCACCTGCGGGTGGGAGAGGGCATTCTCCTGGGCAGCATCTGGGGCTGTAATATGGACTTTATGCACAAGGATATTATGGTCCTCCGGGCGCAGGTCATTGAGTCCAAGGTCAAGCCCTCCCACCCGGTGGGCGAGCTGTCGGTGGACGCCTTTGGACGAACCCGTACCTACGTGGACCGGGGCCACCGCTTGCGCTGTCTGCTGGCCATGGGCCGTGTGGACTATGGAGAAAGCGACGACCTCATCCCCCGGGAGCCGGGCATCAAGGTGCTGGGTGCCTCCTCCGACCATACCATTTTGGATGTGGAGGGAGCCACCCGGCGGCTGAAAACCGGAGACGTGCTGGAGTTTGACTTGTGCTACGCCACTATGGTATACTTAACAGGCAGTAAAAGCGTCCACATTTATTACAAGAATGAGACGTAA
- a CDS encoding aspartate aminotransferase family protein, with protein sequence MIERFKSNAEAIAAADKYLYGNHARMPIVMDKGEGCWVWDLDGNKYLDFVGGIAVNGLGHHHPAIVKALDRAKDMMHCSNYYYNEPAIQVCKMICENSCFDKVFFANSGAEANEGQIKLARKYAKDHGHPERYVVISMLKSFHGRTLATATATGQEIVHNPKWFSPLPEGFRYAEFNNLESVKAQMGDDVCAILTEPVQGEGGVRPASQEFLQGLRDLCDEKGILLMFDEVQVGSGRTGKLFAHQNYGVEPDTCSMAKALGSGVPIGAVCARGEAALTLTPGTHGSTFAGGPLACGLAEATLDTMLHEGVMDNAVKVGEYFRAKLTELSGKHPGTITEVRGMGMINGAELKDNEIGPKIVQKCFEQKVLINCTAGNVLRFIPPLIASEEEVDIVVAAIDKAMTELGV encoded by the coding sequence ATGATTGAGAGATTCAAGAGCAATGCTGAGGCCATCGCCGCTGCTGATAAGTATCTGTACGGCAACCACGCCAGAATGCCCATCGTGATGGACAAGGGCGAGGGCTGCTGGGTCTGGGATCTGGACGGCAATAAGTATCTGGATTTCGTGGGCGGCATCGCCGTCAACGGCCTGGGTCACCATCACCCCGCCATCGTGAAGGCTCTGGACCGCGCCAAGGATATGATGCACTGCTCCAACTACTACTACAACGAGCCCGCCATCCAGGTCTGTAAGATGATTTGCGAGAACAGCTGCTTTGACAAGGTGTTCTTTGCCAACTCCGGCGCTGAGGCTAACGAAGGCCAGATCAAGCTGGCTCGTAAGTACGCCAAGGACCATGGCCACCCCGAGCGCTATGTGGTCATCTCCATGCTGAAGTCCTTCCACGGCCGCACGCTGGCTACCGCCACCGCTACCGGTCAGGAGATCGTTCACAATCCCAAGTGGTTCTCCCCTCTGCCTGAGGGCTTCCGCTATGCCGAGTTCAACAACCTGGAGTCCGTGAAGGCTCAGATGGGCGACGACGTGTGCGCCATTCTCACCGAGCCTGTTCAGGGCGAGGGCGGCGTCCGTCCCGCTTCCCAGGAGTTCCTCCAGGGCCTGCGTGACCTGTGCGACGAGAAGGGCATCCTGCTCATGTTCGACGAGGTCCAGGTCGGCTCCGGCCGTACCGGCAAGCTGTTCGCCCACCAGAATTACGGCGTGGAGCCCGACACCTGCTCCATGGCTAAGGCTCTGGGCTCCGGCGTGCCCATCGGCGCTGTCTGCGCCCGCGGCGAGGCCGCTCTGACCCTGACTCCCGGCACCCACGGCTCCACCTTCGCAGGCGGCCCCCTGGCCTGCGGCCTGGCGGAGGCGACCCTGGACACCATGCTCCACGAGGGCGTGATGGACAACGCGGTGAAGGTGGGCGAGTACTTCCGTGCCAAGCTCACCGAGCTGTCCGGCAAGCACCCTGGCACCATCACCGAGGTCCGCGGCATGGGCATGATCAACGGCGCTGAGCTCAAGGACAACGAGATCGGTCCCAAGATCGTCCAGAAGTGCTTCGAGCAGAAGGTTCTTATCAACTGCACCGCGGGCAACGTCCTGCGCTTCATTCCCCCGCTGATCGCTAGCGAGGAAGAGGTTGATATCGTTGTGGCCGCCATCGACAAGGCCATGACCGAGCTGGGTGTGTAA
- the nhaC gene encoding Na+/H+ antiporter NhaC, with protein sequence MSETNKSRDGRMPKVWEALITLVALIALLAVGIIIFGAPVHVPMFCGVCVAALMALYLGYKWDAIEKMMMDGIYKALQSICILIIVGILIGVWINAGVVPTMIYYGLQIIHPSIFFIATVLVCSITSLATGTSWGTMGTMGVAFMGIGFGLGMNPAMTAGAILSGAYFGDKMSPLSDTTNLAPAMAGTDVIAHVKAMMLPTAITYVITLVVFGVLGAMQYHGGDADMSRVTEFANALNAAQGGLFNINPILMLPPVIVIVAVAMKMPAIPGITLGIFSGAILGLIFQPESCSLGTLFSYGLDGFTFSDELKEILKAALSAETYDTLIELLEKGGIMGMMNSVAMTIIAMMFGGIMEGTHQLEVVVNQIKKLAKGPAGLVALTEVTCVLSNMTMPEQYISIVVPGRMYAEEYRKMGLHPAVLSSALEGAGTVTSALIPWNTCGVYISTTLGIGVEQYGIFAIFNWLMPIINWLCAALGLTLKDLDNKPYKRQKAVKA encoded by the coding sequence ATGAGTGAGACAAATAAATCCAGAGACGGCCGCATGCCAAAAGTATGGGAAGCCCTTATCACCCTGGTTGCTTTGATTGCCCTGCTGGCAGTAGGCATCATTATCTTTGGTGCCCCCGTTCATGTACCTATGTTCTGCGGCGTGTGCGTCGCGGCTCTGATGGCCCTGTATCTGGGCTATAAGTGGGATGCTATTGAGAAGATGATGATGGACGGCATCTATAAGGCCCTTCAGTCCATCTGTATTCTGATCATCGTTGGTATCCTCATCGGCGTGTGGATCAACGCCGGCGTGGTACCCACCATGATTTACTACGGCCTGCAGATTATCCATCCCTCTATCTTCTTCATCGCCACCGTGCTGGTCTGTTCCATCACCTCTCTGGCCACCGGTACCTCCTGGGGTACCATGGGCACCATGGGTGTGGCATTCATGGGCATCGGCTTCGGCCTTGGCATGAATCCTGCTATGACCGCCGGCGCCATCCTCTCTGGTGCGTATTTCGGCGACAAGATGTCTCCTCTGTCTGACACCACGAACCTGGCCCCCGCTATGGCTGGTACTGATGTTATCGCCCACGTGAAGGCCATGATGCTCCCCACTGCCATCACCTATGTGATCACTCTGGTGGTCTTTGGTGTGCTGGGCGCTATGCAGTATCACGGCGGCGATGCCGATATGAGCCGCGTGACTGAGTTTGCCAATGCTCTGAACGCTGCCCAGGGCGGTCTCTTCAACATCAACCCGATTCTGATGCTGCCCCCTGTCATCGTTATTGTAGCCGTGGCCATGAAGATGCCCGCCATCCCCGGTATCACCCTGGGTATTTTCTCCGGCGCCATCCTGGGCCTCATTTTCCAGCCTGAGAGCTGCAGCCTGGGCACCCTGTTCTCCTACGGCCTGGACGGCTTCACCTTCTCTGACGAGTTGAAGGAGATCCTGAAGGCTGCTCTGAGCGCAGAGACCTATGATACCCTGATCGAGCTGCTGGAAAAGGGCGGCATCATGGGTATGATGAACTCCGTGGCCATGACCATCATTGCTATGATGTTCGGCGGCATCATGGAAGGTACCCACCAGCTGGAGGTCGTCGTCAACCAGATCAAGAAGCTGGCCAAGGGTCCTGCCGGCCTGGTTGCCCTCACCGAGGTCACCTGCGTGCTGTCCAACATGACCATGCCCGAGCAGTACATCTCCATCGTGGTTCCCGGCCGTATGTACGCCGAGGAGTACCGCAAGATGGGTCTGCATCCCGCCGTTCTGTCCTCCGCTCTGGAGGGTGCCGGCACCGTTACCTCTGCTCTGATTCCCTGGAACACCTGCGGTGTGTACATCTCCACCACTCTGGGTATCGGCGTGGAGCAGTATGGTATCTTCGCCATCTTCAACTGGCTGATGCCCATCATCAACTGGCTGTGTGCCGCTCTGGGCCTGACCCTGAAGGACCTGGACAACAAGCCCTACAAGCGTCAGAAGGCTGTGAAGGCCTAA